A single window of uncultured Methanospirillum sp. DNA harbors:
- a CDS encoding S8 family peptidase, with amino-acid sequence MIFFPLKSISAFLIGILILLCLCNSSIAEQNGNVDNERSVVQSNIVNQNQNSLHVSAEHATDRLIVRYNPDKVKTKSELMSVQSMANAEAGSNVILDTGKNGIPGMQVVQVTSTTLESAMESYQANPDVLYVEPDYKISLSPGEETGTAPVMASMQAASTTYPNDPQYPSLWGLHNTGQAPFYGTNNADIQGPLAWGATTGSPGVVVAVVDTGVDYSHPDLASNIWTNPGEIAGNGIDDDGNGYIDDTKGWNFIDKNNNAMDDNGHGTHCAGTIAAVGNNGIGIAGVTWKCKIMPLKFLNSQGDGYVSDAISAILYANQKGVPIISLSWGGLQSQSLRDAIDASSAVVVCAAGNTGANADSYPIYPAAYTSSNVISVAATDYHDKLASFSNYGTQSVDLAAPGVSIYSTAPSGGYKFMNGTSMATPYVSGVAALIKSQNPSMTAAQIKSRILSNCDILSSLSGKVATGGRLNAAKALGISNPTPTSTPTPYPTPTITRTPTQTQTPYPTPTVTRTPTQTPTQYPTPTITRTPTQTQTPYPTPTVTRTPTQTPTPYPTPTITSAPTYTQTPYPTNQPSNNCGIYKTDTKTGFLRQGQAMVLGYYIPAEGRSRIEWKMSSFGSPNTGKGPNKNDKYDKKSGYSFVSKDSTVFDLYICKDCNPKYSYCMANKYAYGPNSYVSITPPASGSTYYALVYARSGSGTFNMQANSYRCPGNSAGITASIQSVPDSNGAGDSGTRTDVPIPKAEFVPY; translated from the coding sequence ATGATCTTTTTCCCATTAAAATCAATATCGGCATTCCTTATCGGTATCCTGATTCTTCTCTGTCTTTGCAACTCTTCAATTGCAGAACAGAACGGGAACGTGGATAACGAACGCTCAGTAGTTCAATCGAATATCGTTAATCAAAACCAGAATTCCCTGCATGTTTCTGCCGAACACGCGACAGACAGGCTTATTGTCCGGTATAATCCAGATAAGGTAAAGACGAAGTCAGAATTGATGTCTGTTCAGTCAATGGCAAATGCAGAAGCGGGGTCTAACGTTATTCTGGATACTGGCAAAAATGGAATTCCCGGGATGCAGGTAGTACAAGTTACCAGTACAACACTGGAGAGTGCCATGGAATCATACCAGGCAAATCCTGATGTCCTGTATGTTGAACCAGATTACAAGATATCCTTAAGTCCGGGTGAAGAAACCGGAACTGCTCCGGTGATGGCCAGTATGCAGGCTGCCAGTACTACATATCCGAACGATCCCCAGTATCCAAGTCTCTGGGGGTTACATAATACCGGGCAGGCACCATTTTACGGAACGAATAATGCAGATATTCAGGGTCCGTTGGCTTGGGGAGCAACGACCGGTTCACCGGGAGTTGTTGTTGCAGTTGTGGATACCGGGGTAGATTATTCCCATCCGGATCTTGCATCAAACATCTGGACAAATCCCGGAGAGATAGCAGGAAACGGCATCGATGATGATGGAAACGGATATATCGATGATACGAAAGGGTGGAATTTCATCGATAAGAACAATAATGCCATGGACGACAACGGGCATGGAACCCATTGTGCCGGGACCATTGCCGCGGTAGGAAACAATGGTATCGGGATTGCCGGTGTAACCTGGAAATGTAAGATCATGCCCCTGAAATTCCTCAATTCCCAGGGGGACGGGTATGTTTCTGATGCTATCTCTGCAATTTTATATGCAAATCAGAAGGGAGTTCCGATAATATCTCTCTCATGGGGTGGGCTCCAATCCCAGTCACTCAGGGATGCAATTGACGCATCATCAGCCGTGGTTGTCTGTGCAGCAGGAAATACCGGTGCAAACGCAGATAGTTATCCGATATACCCTGCAGCATACACCAGTAGTAACGTCATATCAGTTGCTGCAACTGACTACCATGACAAACTGGCATCCTTCTCGAATTATGGCACACAATCGGTGGATCTGGCTGCTCCCGGAGTTAGCATTTACAGCACTGCTCCATCAGGAGGATACAAATTTATGAACGGGACATCCATGGCAACCCCTTATGTTTCAGGAGTTGCAGCTCTCATAAAATCCCAGAATCCTTCTATGACAGCAGCCCAGATAAAGAGCAGGATACTCAGCAATTGCGACATTCTCTCATCATTATCAGGAAAAGTCGCAACTGGCGGAAGATTGAATGCTGCCAAAGCACTCGGAATCAGTAATCCTACTCCAACTTCAACTCCTACACCATATCCTACACCAACTATAACCAGAACACCAACTCAAACCCAGACTCCGTATCCTACACCAACCGTGACCAGAACGCCTACTCAGACTCCGACTCAATATCCAACCCCAACTATAACCAGAACACCAACTCAAACCCAGACTCCGTATCCTACACCAACCGTGACCAGAACGCCTACTCAGACTCCAACTCCATATCCAACCCCAACTATAACCAGTGCACCAACGTATACCCAGACTCCGTATCCTACAAATCAACCCTCGAATAATTGTGGAATATACAAAACAGATACCAAGACAGGATTTCTCAGACAGGGACAGGCGATGGTATTAGGGTATTATATTCCGGCAGAGGGTCGATCCCGTATCGAATGGAAGATGAGTTCCTTTGGTTCGCCCAATACAGGAAAGGGACCTAATAAAAATGATAAATATGATAAAAAGTCAGGATACAGTTTTGTAAGCAAAGACTCCACAGTCTTTGATCTCTATATCTGCAAAGATTGTAATCCGAAGTATTCGTATTGCATGGCAAATAAATACGCATATGGTCCGAATTCCTATGTTTCCATAACTCCTCCGGCGTCAGGTTCGACATATTATGCCCTGGTGTATGCAAGAAGCGGGAGTGGTACCTTCAACATGCAGGCAAACAGTTACAGATGTCCAGGAAATTCGGCAGGAATTACTGCATCTATACAGTCGGTTCCGGATTCCAATGGAGCCGGAGATTCAGGAACCAGGACTGATGTTCCGATTCCAAAAGCAGAATTCGTGCCATATTAA
- a CDS encoding acetoacetate decarboxylase — translation MDPVIQVFLAGSLILILLLITTTTVASVEQKADNKTLGMPINSPAYPAPPNRFNNREYFIITYETDPAVLEKVVPYPLKVVEPIVKYEFIRMPDSSGLGDYTESGQVIPVEFNGTRGLFVLSMYLDNEPAILAGREIWGFPKKYGLPSLKVDPVSRDTLVGRLYYGELEVARGTMGYKWQALPTDDIKKYLEDTPNYLIKVIPDVDGSPKIHQLVRYHLGNVTVHGAWTGPTDLELFRHALAPVADLPVKKVVSGVHFVSDLTLLPGTVEYDYQT, via the coding sequence ATGGATCCAGTCATACAGGTATTCCTCGCCGGGTCGCTGATTCTGATACTGCTACTGATCACAACCACCACCGTTGCTTCTGTGGAGCAAAAGGCAGATAATAAAACTCTGGGCATGCCAATCAATAGCCCTGCATATCCTGCACCCCCGAACCGGTTCAATAATCGGGAATACTTCATAATCACGTATGAGACAGATCCTGCTGTCCTGGAAAAAGTAGTTCCCTATCCCCTGAAGGTCGTAGAACCGATAGTCAAGTATGAATTCATCAGAATGCCGGACTCATCCGGACTTGGCGATTATACCGAGTCGGGACAGGTCATCCCGGTGGAGTTCAACGGTACCCGCGGCCTCTTTGTCCTCTCTATGTACCTGGATAATGAGCCTGCCATTCTTGCAGGCAGGGAGATATGGGGATTTCCCAAAAAGTATGGCCTTCCTTCACTGAAAGTTGATCCCGTTAGCAGAGACACCCTTGTTGGAAGGCTCTATTACGGAGAACTCGAAGTTGCCAGGGGGACGATGGGATACAAATGGCAGGCTCTGCCTACGGATGATATCAAAAAATATCTCGAAGACACTCCAAATTACCTGATAAAGGTCATCCCTGATGTGGATGGCAGCCCGAAGATCCATCAGCTCGTCAGGTATCATCTGGGTAATGTCACGGTTCACGGTGCCTGGACCGGTCCGACAGATCTTGAGCTCTTCAGGCATGCCCTGGCACCGGTTGCTGATCTGCCGGTAAAGAAAGTTGTATCAGGAGTCCATTTTGTCAGTGATCTGACGCTTCTTCCCGGAACTGTGGAGTACGATTATCAGACCTGA
- a CDS encoding nucleotidyltransferase family protein — MMTSAVQTKDISSTLHLSLNVVKERYHVDKLALFGSRARGEAREDSDIDILVDFAPGADLLDLSGLKLYFEDIFGRPVDVVPRRAIREELREAILADAIDI, encoded by the coding sequence ATGATGACATCAGCAGTACAAACAAAGGATATATCATCCACGCTTCATCTCTCGCTGAATGTCGTGAAGGAACGGTACCACGTGGATAAACTTGCCCTCTTCGGCTCCCGTGCCCGGGGTGAGGCCCGCGAGGACAGCGATATTGATATTCTGGTGGACTTTGCTCCCGGTGCCGACCTTCTTGATCTCTCTGGTCTGAAACTCTACTTTGAGGATATTTTTGGCAGGCCGGTCGATGTTGTACCAAGACGGGCGATTCGTGAAGAACTCAGGGAAGCAATCCTAGCAGATGCGATTGACATATGA
- a CDS encoding DUF86 domain-containing protein: MRNWVLYLHDINEAISTIHEFIAGMTLEEFSLDKKTMSAVRDQIMIIGEAVNHLPDEILSEYPQVPWRDIVGMRNVLVHSYFRTDPELLFLVATERLASLSMVITGMIKEYRL; the protein is encoded by the coding sequence ATGAGAAACTGGGTCCTCTATCTCCATGATATCAACGAGGCCATTTCAACGATACATGAATTCATCGCAGGGATGACCCTCGAAGAGTTTTCACTGGATAAGAAGACCATGAGTGCAGTCAGGGATCAGATCATGATCATCGGGGAAGCAGTAAACCACCTTCCTGATGAGATTCTATCAGAGTATCCCCAGGTTCCGTGGAGGGATATTGTCGGGATGAGAAACGTCCTGGTTCACTCGTATTTCCGGACCGATCCGGAATTGCTCTTCCTGGTTGCCACCGAGCGGCTTGCATCACTATCCATGGTCATCACCGGGATGATCAAAGAGTATCGCCTATGA
- a CDS encoding alpha/beta hydrolase translates to MTDIVLVHGGNMSTRTWNLLTTGDPVHTEDGKMGARYWEGTMTALSAENHRVFAPALTDELTGSLSGHIGEIITVIRENNLHHVMLVGHSYGGMVITGVAASMANNISHLVYLDAAVPDPGDSLYSLLKQGMISSGEQVLIPDPVPPYVEPLDFDPQIIRPIPKTYIFCTKSEYSAVTGVAKKKIEASPDGWTFVELSSSHVPMADQPEELYRLLIEIASGIDA, encoded by the coding sequence ATGACAGATATTGTCCTGGTGCACGGGGGAAACATGTCTACCCGGACATGGAACCTTCTCACAACCGGAGACCCCGTCCATACCGAAGATGGCAAAATGGGTGCCAGGTACTGGGAGGGAACGATGACTGCACTCTCAGCAGAGAATCACCGGGTTTTTGCACCCGCACTTACTGATGAACTGACCGGTAGCCTGAGCGGACACATCGGAGAAATAATCACTGTTATCAGGGAAAACAACCTGCACCATGTCATGCTTGTCGGGCATAGTTATGGCGGAATGGTGATCACCGGGGTGGCTGCATCGATGGCGAATAATATTAGTCATCTTGTGTATCTGGACGCAGCAGTTCCGGATCCCGGAGACTCTCTGTATTCACTGCTGAAACAGGGGATGATATCATCAGGAGAACAGGTACTCATTCCTGATCCGGTACCTCCATATGTGGAGCCCCTGGATTTTGATCCACAGATTATCCGGCCAATTCCAAAGACCTACATTTTCTGTACAAAAAGTGAATATTCGGCTGTAACCGGTGTTGCCAAGAAGAAGATCGAGGCCAGTCCGGATGGCTGGACGTTTGTTGAGTTATCATCATCACACGTTCCCATGGCTGACCAGCCTGAAGAGTTATACCGTCTGTTAATCGAGATAGCGTCCGGTATTGACGCCTGA
- a CDS encoding pyruvate kinase alpha/beta domain-containing protein, which produces MSIVKKEASRCDYIVVASITGSSALQISETSPGKPIICVTCPQGMYWEMDQMNHDLFATNPGLRSIRDEWIREGKKRVPMEITADNQKKLDALQIPVVKGTIPFFGPSFSIRLHLQQVTSLDIIAKTLELISPGTLVCLESVMMATDAGMIPEGVRVIACAGTERGLDTCWIIRSAASANLFHPERGARLIELLAKPGIAETPDISIEYLR; this is translated from the coding sequence GTGAGTATTGTCAAAAAGGAAGCATCCCGATGTGATTACATCGTGGTTGCCTCAATTACCGGATCAAGTGCCTTACAGATATCGGAAACATCACCGGGAAAACCGATCATCTGTGTTACCTGCCCCCAGGGTATGTACTGGGAGATGGATCAGATGAACCATGATCTGTTTGCAACAAATCCCGGGCTCAGATCAATCCGTGATGAATGGATTCGGGAAGGAAAGAAACGGGTCCCCATGGAGATAACCGCTGATAATCAGAAAAAACTGGATGCACTACAGATCCCGGTTGTAAAGGGAACTATTCCCTTCTTTGGTCCAAGTTTTTCAATACGACTTCATTTACAGCAGGTAACATCCCTGGATATTATTGCCAAAACTCTGGAGTTGATCTCACCCGGAACCCTGGTCTGCCTGGAAAGTGTTATGATGGCTACCGATGCCGGGATGATACCCGAAGGAGTCAGGGTGATTGCCTGTGCCGGCACCGAACGGGGACTGGATACCTGTTGGATCATCAGAAGTGCGGCCTCTGCGAACCTCTTTCATCCGGAACGTGGCGCCAGACTGATAGAACTGCTCGCAAAACCGGGAATCGCAGAAACACCAGATATCTCGATTGAATATCTCCGGTAA
- a CDS encoding type II toxin-antitoxin system HicB family antitoxin, translated as MNLKIVIEENTEDDGFIISCPALPGCHSEGETVEEALVNIRDAIQGCLVVREVRLSW; from the coding sequence ATGAACTTAAAAATCGTCATCGAAGAAAACACCGAAGATGACGGTTTTATAATCAGTTGTCCCGCTCTTCCGGGCTGTCACTCCGAGGGTGAGACTGTAGAGGAAGCCCTCGTCAATATCAGGGATGCCATTCAGGGATGCCTCGTCGTTCGGGAGGTCAGGCTATCATGGTGA
- a CDS encoding GNAT family N-acetyltransferase, with protein sequence MISVNGATLQEIETMRITHLSSLPEFQDLYLELQIPHADAVILSHCGTIIGYAIMKGGVMLEFFVKDTFGSDITLHFPEIVKTCNVERILVQSFDQVLMKCCSRMNSYHEVGLIYRDFAQVTIPGDPDISFRLATLQDLPFLQMQEDEVFEPKDMISTAIEKSEIVLCLNRKMILGCGFITRIHPLWAYYDVGVWVSPEFRLRGYATRILSWLKETCVNNCWIPVCGCGVENIGSQRTIEKNGFISNHRLLCIDVGHHDSLTSRTTRHP encoded by the coding sequence ATGATATCAGTCAATGGAGCAACTCTCCAGGAAATAGAGACTATGAGGATAACGCATCTCAGTTCTCTTCCTGAATTTCAGGATTTATATCTGGAACTACAGATCCCCCATGCTGATGCAGTGATTCTCTCTCATTGTGGGACCATTATCGGCTATGCAATCATGAAGGGGGGAGTGATGCTTGAATTTTTCGTTAAGGACACCTTCGGGTCTGATATTACTTTACATTTTCCAGAGATTGTCAAAACCTGCAATGTTGAAAGAATACTGGTTCAATCGTTTGATCAGGTATTGATGAAATGCTGCTCCCGGATGAACTCGTATCACGAGGTTGGTCTCATCTATCGTGATTTCGCTCAAGTAACAATACCCGGGGATCCGGATATCTCGTTTCGGCTGGCAACCCTTCAGGATCTGCCGTTTCTTCAGATGCAGGAGGATGAGGTTTTTGAACCAAAGGATATGATCTCTACTGCAATCGAAAAGAGTGAGATCGTTCTCTGCCTGAACAGGAAAATGATCCTCGGTTGTGGATTTATTACCCGGATTCACCCGCTATGGGCGTATTATGATGTCGGCGTCTGGGTAAGCCCCGAATTCAGATTGCGTGGGTATGCAACCCGGATCTTATCATGGTTGAAGGAGACCTGTGTTAATAACTGCTGGATTCCGGTATGTGGCTGTGGAGTCGAGAATATAGGTTCGCAGCGGACAATTGAAAAGAACGGATTCATCAGTAATCACCGGCTCCTCTGTATTGATGTCGGTCACCATGATAGCCTGACCTCCCGAACGACGAGGCATCCCTGA
- a CDS encoding ATP-binding protein: protein MTEPENLTTILTSLLDELRTGGNEREWIECKVSYANPHDIGEYISALTNSSTLHNKENGWMIWGVEDGTWLPVGTSFSPLKSKVKAKPALPQYATGEEQGEELINWLLRQLSPGIDIRFYEFLYQGKPVVLLEIPAAAHTPVSFHDLEFIRVGSYKKRLKEYPEKERALWQIFSRTSFEGLIVASGMSDDQVLGVLRYESYFELLDHPIPSERIRILHRLEEDRLIKAETSQSWAITNLGAILFARKLSGFSSLKRKSLRVILYEGVRRTGSKKEHLFDEGYASSFEEVIRYIKDLTQTGELIEDGFNKKIYTYPDITIRELIPNALIHQDFQITGTGPMVEIFDDRMEITNPGSPLMDTLRFIDIPPKSRNEDLAAFMRRIEICEERGSGIDKVIESVEHLVLPPPDFKNYDSSTKAILYAQKDFSDMNWDERVRACYQHSCLCSVSNQVMTNASLRVRFGLNETESSTVSRIIQETLKRDLIKPADPDSHSKRHAKYIPFWQ, encoded by the coding sequence ATGACCGAACCGGAAAACCTCACTACTATCCTCACATCGCTCCTTGATGAACTCCGTACCGGAGGAAATGAGAGAGAATGGATCGAGTGTAAGGTGAGTTATGCCAATCCCCATGATATCGGAGAGTATATTTCTGCCCTTACCAACTCATCCACACTCCACAACAAAGAAAACGGGTGGATGATCTGGGGGGTGGAAGATGGTACCTGGCTCCCGGTTGGGACCTCGTTCTCCCCGTTAAAGTCGAAAGTAAAAGCGAAACCCGCTCTGCCTCAATATGCAACCGGAGAAGAGCAGGGTGAAGAGCTCATCAACTGGTTGCTGCGCCAGTTATCTCCGGGAATTGACATCCGGTTTTATGAATTCCTTTACCAGGGCAAACCGGTAGTACTTCTTGAGATTCCTGCTGCAGCACACACCCCGGTCAGTTTTCATGACCTGGAGTTCATCAGGGTAGGAAGTTACAAGAAACGGCTGAAAGAATACCCGGAGAAAGAACGGGCATTGTGGCAGATTTTCTCCCGGACTTCCTTTGAGGGTTTAATAGTCGCCTCCGGTATGAGCGATGATCAGGTTCTCGGGGTGCTCAGGTATGAATCTTACTTTGAACTCCTCGACCATCCCATCCCATCAGAAAGAATACGGATTCTCCATCGCCTGGAAGAAGACAGACTGATTAAGGCAGAAACCTCTCAATCGTGGGCTATCACCAACCTGGGGGCAATACTTTTCGCCCGGAAACTCAGCGGATTCAGTTCGCTGAAACGTAAATCTCTCCGGGTGATCCTATACGAGGGTGTCAGGAGAACAGGCTCAAAGAAAGAACACTTGTTTGATGAAGGGTATGCATCATCCTTTGAAGAGGTAATCCGATATATCAAGGACCTCACCCAGACCGGGGAGTTAATCGAGGACGGATTCAATAAGAAGATCTACACCTACCCTGATATCACCATCCGTGAACTCATCCCCAATGCCCTTATTCACCAGGATTTTCAGATCACCGGGACCGGTCCGATGGTTGAGATATTTGATGACCGGATGGAGATCACAAACCCCGGATCACCGCTGATGGATACCCTCCGGTTCATAGATATTCCACCCAAATCCCGGAATGAAGACCTTGCTGCTTTTATGCGCCGAATAGAGATTTGTGAGGAGCGTGGGAGTGGAATTGACAAGGTGATCGAATCAGTCGAACACCTTGTTCTCCCCCCTCCTGATTTTAAAAATTATGATTCAAGTACAAAGGCAATATTGTATGCCCAGAAAGATTTTTCTGATATGAATTGGGATGAACGGGTCAGGGCATGTTATCAGCATTCCTGCCTCTGTTCGGTATCCAACCAGGTGATGACGAATGCATCACTGAGAGTGCGATTTGGTCTGAATGAGACAGAGTCATCCACAGTTTCTCGAATTATCCAGGAGACCCTGAAAAGGGACCTGATTAAACCGGCAGATCCGGATAGTCATTCAAAAAGACATGCAAAATATATCCCCTTCTGGCAATGA
- a CDS encoding type II toxin-antitoxin system HicB family antitoxin: MRVYQKEICQMKRYQFTTLIWEEDGVYVSKCIEIELSSCGDTPKEALENLREAIDLWLKNAEGLGLLSDALPSITSPEKFTSVIAIEAA, translated from the coding sequence ATGAGGGTATATCAAAAGGAGATCTGCCAGATGAAGAGGTACCAGTTTACAACCCTGATTTGGGAAGAAGACGGTGTGTATGTTTCAAAATGTATTGAGATTGAACTTTCATCCTGTGGTGATACTCCGAAAGAAGCACTTGAAAATCTGCGTGAAGCGATCGATCTCTGGCTGAAGAATGCAGAAGGTCTCGGGCTTTTATCTGATGCTCTTCCCTCTATAACCTCGCCAGAAAAATTCACATCTGTTATCGCGATTGAGGCTGCGTGA
- a CDS encoding PIN domain-containing protein, whose amino-acid sequence MTYAFLYISDFSFHSIGLHLFNKNKKEHFLRFAEDMFRPEGIQVISLAPQHLPYLVTASSTYRVDFDDAYQYAISKSSELILVSYDRDFDKTPEKRRIPEEINLQIF is encoded by the coding sequence ATCACGTACGCATTCCTTTATATCAGTGACTTCTCCTTCCATTCAATAGGATTGCATCTATTCAACAAAAATAAAAAAGAACACTTTCTGCGGTTTGCAGAAGACATGTTCAGACCAGAGGGTATTCAGGTAATATCCCTGGCTCCTCAACACCTGCCATACCTTGTTACCGCTTCATCAACATACAGAGTTGATTTCGATGATGCGTATCAATATGCAATCTCAAAAAGCAGTGAATTGATCCTTGTATCATATGACAGGGACTTTGATAAAACACCCGAAAAACGGAGAATTCCGGAAGAAATCAACTTACAGATATTCTAA
- a CDS encoding nucleotidyltransferase family protein, producing MSIISDTSSLIPEPIRDTVIHTLLPHGVSQILVFGSYATGNPTPESDLDLIVLFHTRKDLFDLGGMREDLVDALGIQVDLLSEGAISPYLKDKIKDEAVVIYSEG from the coding sequence ATGAGTATAATTTCTGATACTTCTTCTCTCATCCCGGAGCCAATCAGAGACACGGTTATTCACACCCTGCTCCCTCATGGAGTTTCCCAAATCCTTGTTTTTGGAAGTTATGCAACCGGGAACCCTACCCCGGAGAGTGACCTCGATCTCATCGTTTTATTTCATACCCGAAAAGACCTCTTTGACCTGGGAGGAATGAGAGAAGACCTGGTAGATGCCCTGGGTATCCAGGTAGATCTGCTCAGCGAGGGAGCAATCAGTCCGTACCTGAAGGATAAGATAAAAGATGAGGCTGTGGTGATTTACTCTGAAGGATGA
- a CDS encoding DUF5655 domain-containing protein — protein sequence MICITADYTKYDEHAVKQINRNIDLVRYRKFGEDLLALDLVHRTSATDSGLADEETPIRINRKGTDKTVIQALSEMDTDIRDIYEQLRSYLLALGDDVQEKETKLYPEYRKIKNFTCIQIQKRNLILYLLINPETVELEEGFSRDVRSIGHWATGDLQLTIRYDNDLKRALHLVQRSYDEG from the coding sequence TTGATTTGTATAACTGCAGACTACACAAAATATGATGAACACGCTGTAAAACAAATTAATAGAAATATAGACCTGGTCAGATATCGGAAATTTGGAGAAGATCTTCTGGCACTCGATCTGGTTCACCGTACTTCTGCAACGGATTCCGGACTTGCAGATGAAGAAACCCCTATACGAATTAATAGGAAAGGAACCGATAAGACGGTAATACAGGCTCTATCAGAGATGGATACTGATATCCGGGATATCTATGAGCAACTCCGCTCATACCTTCTTGCATTAGGGGATGACGTTCAGGAAAAGGAAACCAAATTGTATCCTGAGTATCGAAAGATCAAAAATTTCACCTGCATACAGATTCAGAAGAGAAATCTTATCCTGTACCTGTTAATTAATCCTGAAACTGTTGAACTTGAAGAGGGTTTTAGTCGTGATGTCAGATCAATCGGTCATTGGGCTACGGGTGATCTTCAGCTGACAATTCGCTATGATAATGACCTCAAACGAGCCCTTCATCTTGTTCAACGGAGTTATGATGAAGGATAA
- a CDS encoding endonuclease NucS domain-containing protein, whose protein sequence is MSEIKIFKLKDKTATEIVSQNMLLEKSLQSVIEKNLDTILGVRFLRSEYGTGKTHGGPIDTLGIDENGSPVIIEYKRAVNENVINQGLFLSRLSPGSSCRV, encoded by the coding sequence ATGAGCGAAATCAAGATCTTCAAATTAAAAGACAAAACCGCAACAGAAATAGTTAGTCAGAATATGCTCCTTGAAAAATCCCTTCAGTCTGTGATTGAAAAGAATCTGGATACCATTCTTGGAGTGCGGTTTCTCCGGTCAGAATATGGGACTGGGAAAACCCACGGAGGCCCAATCGATACTCTTGGAATCGATGAAAACGGGTCTCCTGTTATTATTGAATATAAACGAGCAGTCAATGAGAATGTAATAAATCAGGGGCTTTTTTTATCTCGACTGTCTCCTGGATCATCGTGCCGAGTTTAA
- a CDS encoding TIR domain-containing protein has protein sequence MAKRVYFSFHYDGVIDFRVNVVRNHNALKKDNGGYFDSSIWEEAKTKGDSAIKELINESLKNTTVTVVLIGSETYERRWVRYEIMQSMKKGNKILGIHINKIKDKEGKTKTLGNNPFVFLGYKYDETGKTLIPYQYIEDEWKIYSDLDRWNIKGVEEKKCNSFNTLKSDYIVYDWEDNDGYNNFSSWIL, from the coding sequence ATGGCTAAAAGAGTCTACTTTAGTTTCCACTATGATGGGGTAATTGATTTTAGAGTAAATGTCGTAAGAAATCACAATGCCTTAAAAAAGGATAATGGAGGGTATTTTGATTCGTCAATATGGGAGGAAGCAAAAACAAAAGGAGATTCTGCAATCAAGGAGTTGATTAATGAGAGTTTGAAGAATACAACAGTCACAGTTGTTTTAATTGGCAGTGAAACTTATGAACGAAGATGGGTAAGATATGAAATAATGCAGAGTATGAAAAAAGGGAATAAAATTCTTGGGATCCATATTAATAAAATCAAAGATAAAGAGGGGAAAACAAAAACACTTGGAAATAACCCCTTTGTTTTTTTGGGGTATAAATATGATGAAACTGGAAAAACGTTAATTCCATATCAATATATTGAGGATGAATGGAAGATTTATTCCGATTTGGATAGATGGAACATAAAAGGAGTTGAAGAAAAAAAGTGCAATAGCTTCAACACACTCAAATCAGATTACATTGTTTATGATTGGGAGGATAATGATGGATATAATAATTTCTCTTCTTGGATTTTATAA